The Aliarcobacter cryaerophilus ATCC 43158 genome includes a region encoding these proteins:
- a CDS encoding ParB/RepB/Spo0J family partition protein: MAKVKPQRMTSINNTIDELKAEQDILLKNNTNIILVDIDSISELKLDNDILMHNRISYSKSKLLELAENISKLASDSAGILGTGLLNPVMLRKKNEKLERIHGENRIRALKLNGSTKVPAIILENVSDELARFMRSSENLNREDLNTYDETISILEHIQLACNFSDIESVKSFLNKVKNFQAGKSSLNEEEKVLHKNVSNVFEKIGRFDIITFVDRLSVLKLDPLIKQALIDEQITYSQAKVIKSKLKTQAEITKILEVLKNKKLSVNELKVYIDNLKKSITKDEPLNKNIFDKVSFYSKKLSKKVYSGLSNEDKFFIDSKLKDIEKLYLEINSKIKE; this comes from the coding sequence ATGGCAAAAGTTAAACCTCAAAGAATGACTTCAATTAATAATACAATTGATGAATTAAAAGCTGAACAAGATATATTATTAAAAAATAATACAAATATTATATTAGTTGATATTGATTCAATTTCTGAATTAAAATTAGACAATGATATATTAATGCACAATAGAATATCTTATTCAAAATCAAAATTACTTGAATTAGCAGAAAATATTTCAAAACTAGCAAGTGATAGTGCTGGAATACTTGGCACTGGATTACTTAATCCTGTTATGTTAAGAAAAAAAAATGAAAAATTAGAAAGAATTCATGGTGAAAACAGAATTAGAGCTTTAAAATTAAATGGTTCAACTAAAGTACCAGCAATAATTTTAGAAAATGTAAGTGATGAATTGGCTAGATTCATGAGATCTAGTGAAAACTTAAATAGAGAGGATTTAAATACATATGATGAAACTATATCTATTCTGGAACATATTCAATTAGCCTGTAATTTTAGTGATATTGAAAGTGTAAAAAGTTTTTTAAATAAAGTAAAAAATTTCCAAGCTGGGAAAAGTAGTTTAAATGAAGAAGAAAAAGTTTTACATAAAAATGTAAGTAATGTTTTTGAAAAAATAGGGCGATTTGATATTATTACATTTGTTGATAGATTATCTGTTTTAAAACTTGATCCGTTGATTAAACAAGCATTAATTGATGAACAAATAACTTATAGCCAAGCAAAAGTTATAAAATCTAAATTAAAAACTCAAGCTGAAATAACAAAAATTTTAGAAGTACTCAAAAATAAAAAATTATCTGTAAATGAATTAAAAGTTTATATAGATAATTTAAAAAAATCTATTACTAAAGATGAGCCTTTAAATAAAAATATATTTGATAAGGTAAGTTTTTATTCAAAGAAATTATCTAAAAAAGTTTATTCAGGATTATCAAATGAAGATAAATTTTTTATTGATAGTAAATTAAAAGATATTGAAAAATTATATCTTGAAATAAACTCTAAAATTAAAGAATAA